From the genome of Adhaeribacter pallidiroseus:
TAGCTTCCATCCAAATTTTACCCCCGTGTAAATCTACAATTTTCCGGCAATGGGCCAGTCCAATACCCGTACCTTCGTAAGCTGCTTGCGGATGTAACCGGTGAAAAATAACGAATATCTTCTCCCGGAACCGTTCATCAATACCAATGCCGTTATCGGCCACCGAAAATACCCAATAATTAGCCTCTTGTACGGCAGTTATGTTAATCTGTGGAAAAATATTTTTCCGACGGAATTTGATCGCATTTGTAATAAGGTTCTGGAATAATAATTTTAGTTCTAAACCATAAGCCTGTAATTCAGGCAATGTACTACTCGTAATTATAGCCTGATTTTCCTGAATGTACGTTCTTAAATCAGCTAAGCATTCTTGCAGAACCTGATTGCAATCTACTTTATCCAGCAATTTATCTTTTCCCAAACGAGAATATTCTAGCAGACCGGTAATTAATGCGCGCATCTTAACAGCCGATTGAGTTAAAAAGCCGAGGTAAACCGCGGTTAATTCGTCCAGCTTGCCTTTGTTATGTTGTTCCAGGTTCGAGACCACGGTGGTAATGGTACGCAAAGGTTCCTGCAGGTCGTGCGACGTAATAAAAGCAAACTGCTCCAATTCCTGATTTTTAATTTTTAAGGTTTCCACCAAGTGCTCCAGTTTAGTACTTTCTGCCTTTAACTGCATTTGTAGGTATGCTTCCTGGGTAATCGTCTTTTGTAAACCCGTTACCAGCATATCCAACAAGGCTACACAAACCACATTCAAACAAATAAGATTAGAAGAAACGGCTATCCAGGATGCTGGATTATATAACTGCGTTAAAGAAGAGTTAAGTGGCTTAAAATGAATAATGAGCGCAAAAACCACGCAAATAAGAACATTCAGGCAGATACTTTGATAAGCAACGGACACCGGAAAAATGAGCGCCGTAAAAATAGTAATGGTTAACAAATATAATAAGCCGGGCCCAAAAGAACCCAAAAAAAGCAGCAATATTACGGCCAACAAGTACAACATGGCCACCGCAATAACTTTCCGGATTGCTAAATTTAAATAAGGATGAAAAGCAATTAGCGCAAATGAAAGAACGGTTACAATATCAATAAAAGCTAAAAATAATAAACCTTCCTTTAAAGACACCCAAACCCCCGGGATTAAGGCCACTAAACTTACTGGTAAAAAAAATACAATGGCATTCGTAAACACTTTATCGCGCCAATAAGCCAAATCTTCTATTTCTGGTTTATTCTTACCCAATAAATTCTTTTCCGTGAATTGCCTGTATTGCAGCCAATAACTCATCTGAATTTCTGTAACATAAGTGCAAGTCTTTCCACGTGCGCTAAATTAGTATATAAATGTTATAGAAATTCCGGAATTTAATTAATAATTCTATATATCCGGAATGGGTTAGTTAAGTATAATTTAAATTAAAAAATTGCTGCAAAGCACCAAACATTGCATAAATACCTGATTTACTCTAAATAAAGTAAATCAGGTATTTAATTTAAAAACGCTCTGTTTTAAAAGGTAGTCGCCTGGGTATTAGCAGAATTTCAGCTCCTTCCCTGATCGTACTGATTATCCCGACTTCCGGATGAAACAAAACTATACTACTCGTCAGTATTTGTATGCGCTAGGTGGTAGTGCCGCTGAGTGCGGATGTAAAAACCCAAACAGGTTAGTAACTACGGGTGTGCACGCTAGCCAGGTACCATATTTTGAACCTTCTAAATGGATAGCCAAACTGCGCAAGTATAAAACCGATAAAAGCTTGTTGCTCCAACATAACCCATATGGCGTATCGGCAACGGGGAGCTACGAGCCGTTTTAATTATTTAAAAGATAAAGCACAGGCTAGCTCGTTTATGTTGTCTTTAAAAAATAAGGCCATCAGAAAGTAGGCGTAAGCCTTATATGTAGCAAAACTTCCATTACCACAGCTTATTATTTTTTAAATTTTTGTTTTTCTGAAAGGATCAATAGGCGTTATAAAGGCTTAGTTTATTTAAAAAAAACAAAAACTTAAAGGGCGAAATAATAATCCGGAGCGTACTTCTACTTTAAAATTATTCTGGTTTTTTGGCCTGAGCGCTGCCGGCAGGTAATAATAAATTAGAGTCAGATAGCCAATCGGCCAAACGTTGCGGCCAGCTACTTACCGCGTTTAACTTAGACCGTTGCCCCATATTGAAGCCGTGGCTGCCTTGCGCCAAAATATGCGCCTCTACGGGTACTTTAGCCGCCCGGTATTTTTGTAAAAGTTCTATGGTGGAGCCGGAACAGCAAGGATCATTGTTGGCTGTT
Proteins encoded in this window:
- a CDS encoding sensor histidine kinase, producing the protein MSYWLQYRQFTEKNLLGKNKPEIEDLAYWRDKVFTNAIVFFLPVSLVALIPGVWVSLKEGLLFLAFIDIVTVLSFALIAFHPYLNLAIRKVIAVAMLYLLAVILLLFLGSFGPGLLYLLTITIFTALIFPVSVAYQSICLNVLICVVFALIIHFKPLNSSLTQLYNPASWIAVSSNLICLNVVCVALLDMLVTGLQKTITQEAYLQMQLKAESTKLEHLVETLKIKNQELEQFAFITSHDLQEPLRTITTVVSNLEQHNKGKLDELTAVYLGFLTQSAVKMRALITGLLEYSRLGKDKLLDKVDCNQVLQECLADLRTYIQENQAIITSSTLPELQAYGLELKLLFQNLITNAIKFRRKNIFPQINITAVQEANYWVFSVADNGIGIDERFREKIFVIFHRLHPQAAYEGTGIGLAHCRKIVDLHGGKIWMEANPGGGSIFRFKLPVI